One window of Pieris napi chromosome 14, ilPieNapi1.2, whole genome shotgun sequence genomic DNA carries:
- the LOC125056212 gene encoding protein PRRC2B-like isoform X1 — translation MSALSTPGGGGNTAQSKPTSGKQKYQKLDINSLYCANRNENSEPSSVKSQLSRKHGMQSLGKVPSARRPPANLPSLKTETGQDPSANSVTSVSTTVTTPPTCTSQTTTISSVGAGAGTASAGGWVSLPPPSSPHFRTEFPSLEAAAQPSHRSTEHSASQLQLRPQTEGSWTCGGAGAAGNGGAPAAQPQPTPAYRAIVPSFLMKGSPGSGLGMGSLNTLRDNRSNASSGGNNSGPRTNTRPAATPRAVEVITARPILRDEQISSLDDISRDAGWAQHDDIDYDQKLDFSDGESTPAPKTISKNNNRPSIEVERIDSKIQDPDEEQLWAERRQKQSNEVAQAVARARQRKEEEQRRQMRDVSTQKDYRGRPDRNRNDRELDNREKDRLDRDKEQRDKDKERLDNRDRDRVDNRDRDRVDNRDRDRVDNNRYERDRDREGPVERRNERERTIEKEREPRDRNDNRDRNENKDRNDNRDRFDRERDRNERNDRDREFRDRDNRDYNRERDQSNPAFSKTFQANIPPRFLRQQQNRQQDDQKGWAFTGKSAPRRQEQPGYNAPRHTPNNGRRSFSRDYSDREDEVRRDKDVSSGPQWRSEMQDQERNSRDFDRSTSKEHNDQKDRRNDLERKPYDGVSESSRTAAEKLSEVFERKSIGLFEPFASSDTPVQTKAPERRITPPSHGASRESSEKDFGKTSWAEVAKEDTIANTSKVPIDKNVTVLKETEKVSRPSSFVENKDIQPLTVPAQMPQQNVSAHKVEPDVTQNLVHNYPSNTSYNLNYVPSNQNIPSNIQNHNSSVNNPLQPSFTETQLFPKSIPALKTDILPNVPQVQQSVNEHISQNNVKPSLNLQKPETEHESEPKSVAADQGNLNNTKIIDPIFADVQGEPLIRITDDKKNERFSNESLNKIPHKEPVERKSSGSGSEKKGRGFGSGGYNVYNRGWGSREPRGRRSNRSSRSNNRASESDGSTDAERKDRRRAPRSPRGPKKQDRVEDIANAAPDPSQISCVNDVIENREPFAPRGQPSRRGRGGFQGTSRPPAPAKRVTGYGPPNTKSPFSQANRVKDNEDIKDGVQDDRGQSKRTGPSKGRDRRPKGSGPHSGEDENWETTSEHSESGGPRRSLGSRQSGLSQRGNRNQNSSNRQGGRNVQGAKKEVLPDKGVDVTEAMSDLKISKNDEVIDDGFQEVRNKKNSKDSRGASANAKEENQNASKQPRSRSNQGGGRNGSSTRNSNEKPNPRGSVPVSGKPNSQYDRPRTANLAPRFVKQRQKQQMGLASSFLPDTGAAPPPPAVNAWDKPISQTLRGNIEEPVEVEKSSHSSQRSSPGDAPVEAKPSPPTVITEKTGVLDGSTPPVETIIFENTNYKTPPAEALKSKYQPSVSTVKSQEEVASEMESRALQFNGDVRARPRSIQEIMAESGRPVTEAEGSLSLPMSFDASQKAEDSSDMKLDFAFDSDLGQLTEDKATKSLGLPRGVHMSTSNTISPLAADLNLKIASVKKVWEMPAVVEGSEELQFAGFEENNADTGAPPNVCKVKPTQQLQSPPPQHYNHVGYPGSYGGLSVPSPPAVLFNSSQQILGSSQQLPQQGGLYGAFLDQTRGQFGGFPATPYGAGSATPYNYQPPPDMFQSLQSQYRMAAAGGGAAFGQSGQLGNSPSTVLISSSSNSLMSATVKPSSQQIGAIGSKGGGVSGVGGVGGVNTFQQQYLGYSGPVGEAPYSLQGLLPRPAPPANSYYSPYQPPAAPAPTYPLQFTQPAQSNAFSSQFLSSQLHVAAAVQQMQQQYRGPMQQQYPPQARPPPQQLKSPLHEHANGFASLCEAGSPTPKGAKPKPPHSPPHKYHAPPPQHPPPSHTPHQHHHQQHQQHQQHPQQHQHQQQLGNGNGRGCGNNAMRTMPQRYPAPIQRPHAAMPLYRQQPPRHHAPRHNLYYHHQPRNGNGGGDQQARSGGNTPSATEESVEAPPPVDAPAPQPAEVKAD, via the exons ATGTCTGCACTCTCGACGCCGGGCGGCGGAGGAAATACGGCGCAGAGCAAGCCGACGTCCGGCAAGCAAAAATATCAGAAATTGGACATCAATAGTCTGTATTGCGCCAACAGG AATGAAAATTCTGAACCGTCCTCTGTAAAATCACAACTAAGCCGCAAACATGGAATGCAAAGTCTTGGAAAAGTGCCTTCAGCTAGGCGTCCCCCAGCCAACTTGCCTTCTTTGAAAACTGAAACTGGTCAGGACCCAAGTGCAAA CTCCGTTACTTCTGTTAGTACTACTGTAACAACTCCACCAACATGCACTTCACAGACTACG ACAATATCGAGCGTAGGTGCGGGTGCGGGAACAGCGTCGGCCGGCGGATGGGTGTCCCTACCGCCCCCCTCATCTCCACACTTCCGCACAGAATTCCCGTCATTAGAGGCCGCTGCTCAACCTTCACACCGTTCTACAGAACATTCTGCATCCCAGTTGCAGCTCAGACCACAaa CGGAAGGCAGTTGGACGTGCGGTGGAGCTGGCGCTGCAGGGAACGGCGGCGCGCCCGCCGCACAGCCACAGCCCACACCCGCTTACCGCGCTATCGTGCCCTCCTTC CTGATGAAAGGTAGCCCTGGCAGTGGACTTGGAATGGGATCCTTGAACACACTTCGTGATAATAGGAGTAATGCAAGCAGTGGAGGGAATAATTCGGGGCCTCGGACTAACACGCGGCCCGCCGCTACTCCCCGAGCTGTGGAAGTGATTACAGCGAGACCCATCCTCCGCGATGAACAAATATCGTCTCTTGACGATATTTCGCGAGACGCCGGGTGGGCGCAGCACGATGATATTGATTATGA tcAAAAACTGGATTTCTCTGATGGTGAATCTACACCTGCCCCTAAAACAATtagcaaaaataataaccGCCCCAGTATTGAAGTAGAACGTATTGATTCAAAAATACAAGATCCCGATGAGGAGCAGCTCTGGGCCGAAAGAAGGCAGAAGCAGAGTAATGAAGTAGCTCAAGCAGTTGCCCGCGCGAGACAACGAAAGGAAGAGGAACAACGACGACAAATGAGAGATGTGTCCACACAAAAAGATTATCGGGGCAGACCTGATAGGAATCGCAATGACAGGGAACTTGATAATCGGGAAAAAGATAGACTTGACAGAGATAAAGAACAAAGGGACAAAGATAAAGAGCGCTTAGACAATAGAGATCGCGATCGTGTAGACAACAGAGATCGCGATCGCGTTGACAACAGGGATCGCGACCGCGTAGACAATAATCGCTATGAAAGAGACCGTGATCGTGAAGGACCAGTTGAACGTCGGAATGAAAGAGAACGAACTATTGAAAAGGAAAGAGAGCCACGTGATCGTAATGATAACAGAGATcgtaatgaaaataaagatCGTAATGATAACCGAGACAGATTTGATAGAGAAAGGGACCGCAACGAAAGAAATGATCGCGACCGAGAATTTCGTGATCGTGATAATAGAGATTACAACCGAGAACGCGACCAATCTAACCCTGCATTTTCTAAAACGTTCCAAGCAAATATACCTCCTAGATTTTTGCGACAACAGCAGAATAGGCAGCAGGATGACCAAAAGGGATGGGCGTTCACGGGCAAGTCTGCACCGAGAAGACAAGAACAGCCTGGATATAATGCGCCTAGACATACTCCGAATAATGGCCGGCGTTCATTTTCAAG ggACTATTCTGATCGCGAAGATGAAGTTAGAAGAGACAAAGATGTTAGTTCTGGCCCACAATGGAGATCAGAAATGCAGGATCAGGAAAGAAATTCGAGAGATTTTGATCGGTCTACTTCTAAAGAGCACAATGATCAAAAGGATAGAAGAAATGATTTAGAAAGAAAACCATATGATGGTGTGTCTGAGAGTAGTAGAACGGCAGCTGAAAAGTTAAGTGAAGTCTTTGAACGTAAAAGCATAGGTCTGTTTGAGCCATTTGCCTCTTCAGACACTCCAGTACAAACAAAGGCACCTGAAAGAAGAATTACACCGCCGTCACATGGTGCTTCTCGCGAATCCTCTGAAAAAGATTTCGGTAAAACTTCATGGGCAGAAGTTGCTAAAGAAGATACAATTGCAAATACTTCTAAGGTACCAATTGATAAAAATGTGACTGTACTGAAAGAAACCGAAAAAGTATCGAGACCATCCAGTTTCGTAGAAAATAAGGACATTCAGCCTCTAACAGTGCCGGCACAAATGCCACAACAGAATGTCTCTGCACATAAAGTTGAGCCTGATGTAACACAAAACTTGGTTCATAATTACCCAAGTAATACttcttataatttaaactatgtTCCTTCTAATCAAAATATTCCTTCTAATATTCAAAACCATAATAGTTCTGTCAACAATCCTCTTCAACCTTCTTTTACTGAAACTCAATTGTTTCCTAAGTCAATACCTGCTTTAAAGACTGACATTCTTCCTAATGTACCACAAGTACAACAATCTGTTAATGAGCATATATCACAGAATAATGTTAAGCCCAGTTTGAATCTACAAAAACCTGAGACGGAACATGAGTCTGAACCTAAATCTGTTGCAGCTGACCAAGGTAATCTCAATAATACTAAGATTATCGACCCAATATTTGCTGACGTCCAAGGAGAGCCTTTAATAAGAATCACGGATGATAAGAAAAATGAGAGGTTTAGTAATGAAAGCCTTAACAAAATTCCTCATAAAGAACCCGTTGAAAGAAAGTCTAGTGGCTCTGGATCTGAAAAAAAGGGCAGAGGCTTTGGTAGCGGTggatataatgtatataatagaGGTTGGGGCTCGAGGGAACCTCGCGGGCGTCGATCAAACCGAAGTTCGCGCTCCAACAATAGGGCCAGTGAGTCTGACGGCTCGACCGACGCAGAGCGGAAAGATCGACGTCGTGCCCCTCGTAGCCCCCGGGGACCAAAAAAGCAAGACAGAGTTGAAGATATTGCAAATGCCGCTCCTGATCCAAGTCAGATTTCTTGCGTAAATGATGTCATAGAAAACAGAGAGCCTTTTGCTCCTCGCGGTCAGCCTTCTCGTCGCGGCAGAGGAGGTTTTCAAGGCACTTCGAGACCTCCGGCGCCCGCTAAAAGGGTAACTGGCTATGGCCCTCCTAATACTAAAAGTCCCTTTAGCCAAGCTAATCGAGTTAAGGATAACGAAGATATTAAAGATGGAGTCCAGGATGATAGGGGACAAAGTAAACGTACTGGTCCATCTAAGGGACGAGATCGTCGTCCTAAAGGCTCAGGGCCTCACAGTGGAGAAGATGAGAATTGGGAAACAACTTCTGAACATTCCGAGAGCGGTGGACCGCGTAGATCCCTTGGGAGTAGACAATCTGGACTATCTCAAAGAGGAAATAGAAACCAAAATTCCAGTAACCGACAAGGGGGTCGAAACGTTCAAGGAGCTAAAAAAGAAGTTTTACCTGACAAAGGAGTTGATGTCACAGAGGCTATGTCTGATCTCAAAATTTCTAAAAACGACGAGGTAATCGATGATGGTTTTCAAGAAGTACGCAATAAGAAGAATTCGAAAGATTCTCGCGGAGCTTCTGCTAATGCAAAGGAGGAAAATCAAAACGCTTCTAAACAGCCCCGATCACGTTCTAATCAAGGTGGTGGAAGAAATGGGTCATCGACTCGAAATTCTAACGAAAAACCTAACCCACGGGGATCAGTGCCAGTATCTGGTAAACCCAATTCACAATATGATAGGCCGCGCACAGCTAATTTAGCTCCAAGGTTTGTGAAACAGAGACAGAAGCAACAAATGGGCCTAGCCTCCAGTTTTCTGCCAGATACAGGCGCAGCGCCACCTCCTCCAGCGGTTAATGCCTGGGATAAACCAATTTCGCAAACACTACGCGGAAATATTGAGGAACCCGTTGAAGTTGAAAAATCAAGTCACTCAAGTCAGAGAAGCTCCCCAGGTGATGCTCCAGTAGAGGCAAAACCATCTCCACCTACAGTCATTACTGAGAAAACTGGTGTTCTAGATGGCTCAACCCCACCAGttgaaacaattatatttgagAATACTAACTACAAAACTCCTCCAGCTGAGGCCTTAAAATCCAAGTATCAACCTAGTGTTAGCACAGTGAAATCTCAAGAAGAAGTTGCCAGTGAAATGGAATCGAGAGCTCTGCAGTTCAACGGGGATGTAAGAGCCCGACCAAGGTCCATTCAAGAGATAATGGCTGAGTCTGGTAGGCCTGTGACTGAAGCTGAAGGTTCTCTAAGTCTTCCGATGTCCTTTGATGCATCTCAGAAAGCTGAAGATTCATCTGACATGAAACTCGATTTTGCTTTTGATTCAGATCTTGGACAATTGACAGAAGACAAAGCTACAAAGTCACTAGGCTTACCGCGTGGCGTTCATATGAGTACATCGAACACAATATCTCCACTAGCAGCGGATCTGAACTTAAAAATTGCTAGTGTTAAGAAGGTTTGGGAGATGCCTGCTGTAGTTGAAGGTAGTGAAGAACTTCAGTTTGCTGGTTTTGAGGAAAATAACGCAGATACAGGAGCGCCACCTAACGTCTGCAAAGTTAAGCCAACTCAACAATTACAGTCACCACCGCCTCAACACTACAATCATGTCGGATATCCGGGAAGTTATGGTGGATTATCTGTACCTTCCCCACCGGCTGTTCTTTTTAACTCCTCCCAACAGATACTGGGTTCTTCACAGCAATTGCCACAACAAGGTGGATTATATGGAGCATTTTTGGATCAAACAAGGGGACAATTTGGTGGATTTCCGGCAACTCCCTATGGCGCGGGTTCAGCGACGCCATACAATTATCAACCACCACCAGACATGTTCCAGAGTTTACAGAGTCAATACCGAATG gcCGCGGCTGGCGGTGGGGCAGCTTTTGGTCAATCTGGTCAGTTGGGAAACAGTCCCAGCACAGTCCTTATATCGAGCAGTTCTAATTCTCTGATGTCTGCAACCGTCAAACCGTCTTCGCAGCAAATTGGGGCAATCG GAAGCAAAGGAGGCGGTGTGAGCGGCGTTGGCGGAGTAGGTGGTGTCAACACCTTCCAGCAACAGTACCTGGGTTACTCGGGTCCGGTGGGCGAAGCGCCCTATTCCCTCCAGGGGCTACTGCCCAGACCTGCGCCCCCTGCAAACTCATACTACTCTCCATATCAGCCCCCAGCTGCCCCAGCCCCTACATATCCCTTACAGTTTACTCAGCCGGCCCAATCTAACGCGTTCAGCTCGCAATTCCTGTCTTCACAATTGCATGTTGCAGCTGCTGTACAACAGATGCAA CAACAATACCGGGGTCCGATGCAGCAGCAGTACCCCCCACAAGCGCGCCCTCCACCACAACAACTCAAGAGCCCATTACATGAACATGCTAACGGCTTTGCCTCCCTTTGTGAGGCTGGCTCTCCTACCCCCAAGGGGGCAAAGCCAAAGCCCCCTCACTCACCCCCACATAAATACCACGCTCCACCCCCACAGCATCCTCCCCCTTCGCACACACCGCACCAGCATCATCATCAGCAACATCAACAACACCAACAGCACCCGCAACAACATCAACATCAGCAG CAACTCGGCAACGGCAACGGTCGGGGTTGCGGCAACAACGCCATGCGTACGATGCCGCAGCGATATCCGGCGCCCATACAGCGACCGCACGCCGCGATGCCGCTTTACCGACAACAGCCGCCGAGACACCACGCGCCACGGCATAATCTCTATTATCATCATCAGCCGCGCA atgGCAACGGAGGCGGCGATCAGCAGGCCCGATCTGGCGGAAACACGCCTTCTGCCACAGAGGAATCTGTGGAGGCTCCGCCCCCAGTCGACGCGCCTGCGCCGCAGCCGGCTGAAGTCAAAGCGGACTGA